In Setaria italica strain Yugu1 chromosome I, Setaria_italica_v2.0, whole genome shotgun sequence, the genomic window GGGGGAAGAGGAGTTGGCACTAtctgcgcggtggttggcgatGGCGGCATCATCATGGGGTGTGGGCGTTGGTAGCGCGACTGAGGtacgacggaaaagccggaaggcattgggGCGCGGTcggggatcctggtgaggagatgtgtgcgggaggcgaggcggactggcgcggcagcggccaatcttcggtcgcagcggcggcaggacgCCTTGCTGGGCCAGCGAGATCTCGGGCAAGACGAGACAGGGCGAAAAAGTCCGCAGGGTGCTTCtacgcgcgattgggaaggaggcgtgctgatccatcttgtcgcggccagTGATTGGGCGAGGCGGTGCTCGTCGGTGAGGTtgcgccacgcggcggcggggttctGAGGCACGGCGCACGCGCTCTCTGGTGCTCTCTGTCCGATGGATCCGCGAGATTCcttgccgggcccatcttccagccAGTATCCCACTGAACAAGGTTGTAgcagggacttcgttctccaactccCATAAGGAATTTCTGGACGTTCAGCTCAACCTACCAAGGATAAGTCCACCCTAAGGCGTGAAATTAGActgattttccagacttagccataATGGCTAAAGGAGTTTGAGTTGACCAGATcagggaacttgtcttaagattaagctCGGCTGATTTAAATCGAGGTCGTTATAGCCTacccccccttaaaaagaatctcgtcccgagattcgggtgcaAGGACAACTAGTGGGGGTTTGCAGGCCTTACCTCCgtggctgaaaagaaaacctctgaagtgcttattcagatattcctctgtttcccaagttgcttcatcttccgtgtggttaGTCCACagaatcttgtacattttcacaacttgtCGTCGGGTGTATCTCTCCTTATGGTCGAGGACTTTGGTAGGATATTCGACATAGGTCAGGTTGGGTTCAATTTTAAGTTGCTCTTGTTCCAAGATCTCAGTcaggacttggacacatttcttcagttgggagacatggaagacGTCGTGAATGGCTGAGAGCTGTtcgggtagttggatccggtaagcaacgggtccgcagATTTTCACAATCTcgtaagggccaatgtaacaaATAGCCAATTTcccctttactccaaaccgttgcactcctttggttggggagactcgaaggtatacgtgatcaccaatgtcaaactgcaggggtctcctcctcttgtcaGAGTAGCttttctgtcgagattgggctgccttgagattggcttgaatcATCTTAACTTGTTTTTCGGCTTCGAttactagatcaggaccattggtttgtctttctcccacttgtgaccaattcaatggtgtccgacacctccgaccatataaggcttcaaacggtgccatcctCAAACTAGCCTAgtagctgttgttgtaagagaactctgccaacgataaacacttatcccaattcttgtcataatggatgacacaagttcatagcatatcttctaagatttgattcactctctctGTCTGGCCATCTGTTTGAGAGTGATAGGTTGATCTACGGATTAGTTTGGTACCAAGTGAAGCTTGtaactgttcccaaaaacgtgctacaaactacACACCTCGATCATATATGATTGTCCTTGgtacaccgtgcagggaaacaatgtagttgagatacaactctgcatatgtCTTGgtcgtgtaggtggtgtgaacaggaagaaaatGTGTAGACTTTGTGAGgtggtccactataacccaaatggaatcatgccgctgagatgtagggggcaatccaacaatgaaatccatgctaatgtcttcccatttccatgatggaataggtagcagttgcaaggtacctgctaccttcaaatggcttgcCTTGACACATTGACACGTGTCACACTCcgagacatagcgtgcaatttcgggtttcattccactccaccaaaaagtttgacggaggtcatgatacatcttattactGCCAGGATGAATTGAGAATTTTGAGAGATGGGcctcatctaggatttgcttcttaagatcAGGGTTGGATGGGATAACAAGTtggttctcatagtacactctaCCATTTTCATCGTGTCAAAaatgcttgtacccttcatccttctgtgcAATCTTTCTCTTAATTAGCCTTAATTCCTCATCTTCTAACTATGCCAACCCAATTTGTTCTTCCAAGGCAGATTCAAGAGAGACATGACCGAGGATGCCATGGGAAATGATCTCCAAACTAAGTttccccatctcatgacatagagtttctgtgaagttggttgccgacaagcaattgcaatggttCTTggggctaagagcatctgctactacgttggctttgccggggtgataatgcacttccaaatcgtAATCTTTGATCatctctaaccatcttctttggcacaTGTTGAGGTTGGCTTGGATAAAAATATACTTGAGGCttttgtgatcggtgtagatgttgcaatgAGTGCCCATCAGtatgtctccatatttttagggtgtgaatcactgctgctaactcaagatcatgggtcgggtagttcagctcatgaggtcgtaacgcccgtgaggcataggcaatgactcggttgtcttggaTAAGAACatatccaagtccagtgccagaggacCGAGAAGAAGGGGAACCAGCAGCAGACAACCTTGGTGCCGATAGGGTGAGCCTccatccacctccgccaaaaCTGCGCCAAGgaatatatggcgatgaagaccgtggtatcccacaaggggtggcatcagtagtggttctatgtgaagaactaccctgATTCTCCTTTGCCGGAGTTCACTGGCCACCTCATTAAAGTGGCGCCGGAGCTATGGTCATACGGTTCagttgagaaggagaagaagcggatcgtCAGTCTGCTACAGGCCatcgagctcctgaagaaaaaAGGCCTGACTGGGGCTGGAGTCATCGGGTGTACCACGCTCGGCGGGTGgcaccgctgatgctccgggctcGCTCGCTCAACAACATGGTCCCCGGCACATCGACCGAGGGCACCATCCTCGCAACGGACGCGCTTGCCGACACCGAGATCCAGCAGCAAGTTCGTGAGGCGCTGGATGACAAGGACGCCGTTTACCTGGTGCCCagtcaccctccgatgcgctcGGACGAGAATTTCGTCGAGCTAGTGAGGACTTCGCGCTCTCGTTCTTCTCTCCTGCATTTCTTGGTTCGTCGTTCTGACGTGGAATTCTCGTGTCTGCAGGGCCACATGACCCAGGTCATGGACTCACGCccgccggtgccagaggacACAGAGCGACGGTAGCAGAACTGCCTCCTTGCTgagaagcagaagaggcgtAAGGAAAAAGAGACggcgagaaagaagaagaaggccaccaaggagctccaacagcggcggcggggcacggTCGTGtcggatgatgatgacgacgatgatgaggatgaggaggaagatgatgatgaggaggaggagtataTTCTGGCCCCCCGGCCGGGCGCGCTCGTCATCCGGGAGTAGCACCCCCTTCAGCTATGGAGGACAAGTCGAGTGGACCGCCTACCCAGGACCTGACCCTCCAGGGCTCTGGGGCCGCGCCCCAGGGGTCAGCGTGGGGTGCACCTTGGGAGTCGACGGAGCCCTCGACCCTCTGCCTGCGTCGCGCGAGCAGAGGAGTAGTAGCAAGTAGCCGCTGCCGGATGCCTCGGGGCCGGCATCGAGCTCGGAAGCGAAGCGTGCTCATCGTCCTCATGCTGAGGGGGTGTAAGTGGAAATTCCTCACGCACCTTATTCCTTTCCCGGCATCGAGCCGTTTCTGATGAGGTTCTTGTTGTTTCACAGCGCCACCCCTCGGGACTTTGTCCCACCGCTAGCACCGAAGAAGGCGCTACGGGTGTCGTCCACCTCCGCGGGGCGAGCCGTGACCCCGCCGATGGCGAGCGGTGGTGTCGTTGGAGAGACCACGGGGCCTACCGCAGAGGCGGCCTCTACGGCGGCGACCGGAGGAGGGGTGCCGCAGTCAGGCACGGGGTAGGGTCCAACCCCTGCTCCGCCTTCTGCCTCCGTAGCCGACCCTCCGGGATAAGGTGTTGCCCCTGGGGTTCCTCCGGCCGGCGAGGTGATAGACCTTgatgacgaggcggaggaggagcccacgggGGGAGCGTCGGTCGCGGAGGGGGCTCCGACGATGATGGCGGAGATGGCGGCAGCAGAGATAGGGGCAGTTGCCAAGTGGCGGCAAtgaagacgacggcggcggcagtggcgggaACGCCCGGTCCCACGGCCATGacggggacagcggcggcgggaacacctgccccagcggccgcgatgaagacggcggcagcggcagagaCGGGTACGCCCGCTCTGGCGGCCGTGATGGAGACAACGGCGGTAGCGGAGAGAGCGGGAcgcgcgtcggcggcgacgacggccgcggcAATGTCGACAGAGACAGCGGCGCATGTGCCGGGGTCGTCGATAGGGCCGACGGCATCAAGGGTGGTGGCGCCTGCCCCGGCGCTGCCATTTATGGAGACAACGGTGGTAGCGGAGAGAGCGAGAcgcgcgtcggcggcgacgacggccgcggcgacgtTGACAGAGACAGCGGCCGCGGCGACGTCGACAGAGACAGCGGCGCATGTGCCGGGGTCGTCGACAGGGCCGGCGGCGTCAAGGGCGGTggcgcctgccccggcggcgacgtcggggATGGTGGCGTCGGGGTCGGCCAGACTGGCTTCCACCCTTGTCCCGGtcagggatggcaacggggctATCCCCGCCTGGGATGAGCCGAACGATCTGCTCCCCGATGGAGCAGAACTTCCCCGTCCCCCATCCCCATCCACGTTCGCGGGGGAGGATtttccccgtccccgtccccgacTGGGGATTTCTCACCCGACGGGGCTCCCGACCCCGATAATTCCCCGCAAACCAGTAGCATACAGGCACAGGCGCACAGCAAATGAGTCTATCAGGCATTCAGGCATCAGCAAACCAGTAGCATATAGCAAATTCTATAGATAACAAATGACCAGTTGAGTAGCTgaccaacaaggcaacaataaCTTAGTATCAGGCTATCAGCAGACAACAGCTGACCAACTGACCACATTTAACAGCAGTAGCAACAACAATTCATTTAACAATTCATTTAACATTTAACAGCAGTAGCAACCACATTTAACTGACCACATTTAACAACTGACCACATTCTACAGATAACAGTAGCTTATTATCCACTGACCAACAACAATTCAACTTAGTATCAAGTTCATGGCAGTAGCAGCAAAAGCAAGATAGTAGTAGTGTTATCACACATCATTCGTTACAACCAAAGCTTACATAAATAGTTAGTGTTAAATTGTTAATGCTGGTCGAACAGTGTGATCACATTCTACTTGGACAGCACGCCATCTTGACAGTTGGTTTCAAGGATCTGAACATATGGTCAGGGAGGAATCTGCTGACTGCTGTGCTCCTAGCCTCCTACTGGAGTTAAATTGCAAGATCCTACATAGATATACATGGACACAAGTTACTGACTGAAAACTGAAAAGAGAAGACACAATAAATACATGAATGTTGCTGTACTGGATATCAATCACCTGAAGGCCTTCTTGAACTTCTTGAAGAACGGACCAAAAACTAGCAGGTTGTCCTTCATCAGTAACAAGGCCTACATAGGATTGCAAGAATATTTTTCAATTAGAAGCTATCAAGTATGAACTACATGAGGAAAAAAACATTGAATAACTGGACAAAAACATGAAGAATTGTAAATTGCCCAAGAAATTTACCTTTATACTTGTTTCTAATCCAATCTTGTGAGCACATTAGAGCCTCCAGCATTTGAGAAGTGAGCCTGCTGCGATGCTCACTAAGAACTCGCCCACTAGTGCTAAATGCTGATTCTGAAGCAACTGTGGTTATAGGAATTGCAAATATATCTCTTGCTATCAATCTCAAAGTAGGATAGCGTGTTCCTGCCACTTTCCACCAATCTAAAATATCAAAGTCCTTTGTAAGTATGTCcaccatctcatcctccaaGTAGCGATCCAACTCAGATCTGAATCTTATGGCGGCTGGCTTTGTACTTGCAACACGGGCACTAAAGGAAGACAAGAAGCCTGAATTCCCTACTGCAGGTGCTGATGCCTTGATAACTCTAGGTTCATCCTCTTCCAAATGGTACTCAAGCATCAAATCACTCAGTGATTCCTTCACTTTAGTAACCTCATCCTCACAATCCACCCCATGTCTTCCAAGTAACACCTCAAAACATTGAAGCAGCATAATGTGTTTGAATCAAGGATCAAGAAGAGTAGCAATGCCCATCATGCCTTGAATATCAGTCCAATATTTCTTAAACTTTGCTTCCATATTAATTGACATTTcttcaataaaaaaattaccACAAACTGACCACTCCTTAATGTTACTTCTAATCTCACAAATTTTGTAGAAGAACATGTTTGCTGTGACATAATCAGTTCCAGAAAATAGTGTTGATATGTCACTAAACAGTTTAAGCCTTTCTACAACATAACCAGCAAATTCCCATTCTTGCTCAGTAGGGCAGCAAGTGTATTGCCTATCCACACGACTTGCTCTAATGAAAACAGCCTTGTAGGGTAGTGCAGTACTAAGCATTGTATAAGTTGAATTCCATCGTGTTTTGCAATCAAGGCCTATCTTCTTATCAATCTTAACATGAACATACTTTGCTATCTCCTCAAACTTCTCAACCCTTTTTGGTGTTGCTGTCCAATAAGCTACACTATCACGAAAGTTTTCAATTGCATCTTTTAACATTTCTAATCCATCCTTAACAATCAGATTCAAGATATGAGCACAACAACGCATGTGTAAGAATTTCCCTTCACCCAACAGCTTATTTTTTCCAATTTTCCTGACCAGATAAGGAATTGCACTATCATTTGTACTGCAATTATCAAGGGTGATAGTGGATACCTTCTCATCAAGATTCCAATCAACAAGGGAGTCATAGAGTTCATCGCCAATGACATCATGAGTGTGAGGAGCTGGCACATAAATAAACCTGTACCAGCATTATGAGTGAATCAATGAAATGCAAACAAGTTAAACTATAGGCTGTGATCTAGATCCAGAATGCTCACCTCATGATAATATTTCTAAGAGTCCAAGATTCATCGATAAAGTGTGCTGTGATAGCCATGTAACCTCTCTTTTGGTTGTCAGAGGTCCACATGTCACTAGTGATGGCCACTCTAGAGTTGATTCCAGCCATGTACTGaatggccttcttcctctctagCTCATATTGATCAATGATGTGcttcctgaaaaaaaaatataacacCTTTAGATATGCATTAACAGAACTTAAGCTACATAAAAAATAACTTGCAACTATATACCTTAGTGTGTTTCTGGTCCCAATCTTGAAGAGTGGTTGAAGTGCATGTACAAATCTCCGAAAGCCTGCATGATCAACCATGGAAAGAGGGTATTCATGCAGCACCATCATAGCACCAAGTTCCTTTCTTGCTATATCTTGATCAAAGGTGTAGTTCTCCACTGGAACTTTCCCTGAATCTGTGGCAGTGAACCTCAATGACGCTTGTGACAATGTCTTGTTTCCAGACAGATGAATCTTTCTAAGTGTACAACTCTTTAAGTGATCATGAAGATGCTTAGTTCCACTCCTTGTTTCACCTCCAAGCTTGCTGGAGCAATACATGCACTTCGCCTTTATTTTGCCATTCCATCTCACTCTCTTGAATTCCTTCCAAACAACTGAGGTCAGCTTCCTCTTTGAACCCACCTCgacaccatcttcttcttcctcttcaacctcctcttcttcatcatcatctattTCAATTGCTTCGGATTGATTTGCTTCAGATTCATTGAAAGATTCAGGATGTGAATCAGTTTCTGGCTGTGAGCCAAGAGAAACTGGAGCTTGGCTGCTACTACCTTCTGACATCTTCTTTTGCTTCTGCAGCCTACCATCATATTATTTAACAATCATGCATGGAAACaccaaaaaaatggaaaagaatcaaaagaagcagtagcagcagcaacaacaaactGAAATGGTTTCAAGCTAGTTGCTGTATAATCTAATCCCTATCTAACCAGTTGGTGTACTTGGAGCTCGCCTCTGTCTGTGTATAATTCTCTCTTTATAAATTATACAAGTCCTGGGTTTTTTTTATTGGATGAATCATATATTGCAGTGGATATGATGCATCAATGGGACAATGATCAATGTGCCTGTATTGTACCCTCCtgcatttcctttcttttatccATGGCGAACATTGATCCAACCTAAAGGAGTGAAACCTCTATCTGTCTTGGGCATCAGTCATCAGATCAGAGGGATCCtaaaaaaaaagcatgaaaCTAAGGCagcagggttttttttttgagcttcGGAGCAAGCAGATGACAGGCCATGTACATTCAGTCCGTGGGCAAATTAAGCAACTTTGTTTAGGACTCAATACTGCGACCAGACAATTAGTTCAATTTGTTGagaaattaaaataaaatacaGGTTTGCTATGATAAATCTGATGCACAAGTGGCAAACAAACAACAACTTTTCAACAATGAGGAACAAATCAAGTAGGTTCAACAACCTTTCCAGAGAATTGGTACGACATCTTGAAAGTTTGAAACTAACTCAACTATTTTATTCATCCCCCTGATCAGCAGCAATC contains:
- the LOC111257919 gene encoding uncharacterized protein LOC111257919 → MVPGTSTEGTILATDALADTEIQQQVREALDDKDAVYLVPSHPPMRSDENFVELGHMTQVMDSRPPVPEDTERRGRDGYARSGGRDGDNGGSGESGTRVGGDDGRGNVDRDSGACAGVVDRADGIKGGGACPGAAIYGDNGGSGESETRVGGDDGRGDVDRDSGRGDVDRDSGACAGVVDRAGGVKGGGACPGGDVGDGGVGVGQTGFHPCPGQGWQRGYPRLG
- the LOC111256098 gene encoding zinc finger BED domain-containing protein DAYSLEEPER-like gives rise to the protein MLLQCFEVLLGRHGVDCEDEVTKVKESLSDLMLEYHLEEDEPRVIKASAPAVGNSGFLSSFSARVASTKPAAIRFRSELDRYLEDEMVDILTKDFDILDWWKVAGTRYPTLRLIARDIFAIPITTVASESAFSTSGRVLSEHRSRLTSQMLEALMCSQDWIRNKYKGLVTDEGQPASFWSVLQEVQEGLQDLAI